One genomic region from Vibrio sp. STUT-A11 encodes:
- a CDS encoding nicotinate-nicotinamide nucleotide adenylyltransferase, which produces MKKIAIFGSAFNPPSLGHKSVIESLSHFDLVLLEPSIAHAWGKEMLDYPTRCKLVDAFIKDIGLSNVQRSNVEQALYQPGQSVTTYALLDKIQEIHSTDDLTFVIGPDNFFKFAKFYKAQEITERWTVMACPEKIKIRSTDIRNALMEGKDISAFTTLTVSELLLNQGLYRETLSGN; this is translated from the coding sequence ATGAAAAAAATTGCCATTTTTGGTAGCGCATTTAATCCACCTAGCTTAGGCCACAAAAGTGTTATTGAGTCTCTGAGCCATTTTGATCTTGTGCTTCTTGAGCCCAGCATCGCACACGCATGGGGCAAGGAAATGTTGGATTACCCAACGCGGTGCAAGTTGGTTGATGCGTTTATCAAAGATATCGGGCTTTCAAATGTTCAACGCTCGAACGTAGAGCAAGCTTTATACCAACCTGGGCAAAGTGTGACGACATATGCGTTATTAGACAAAATTCAAGAAATTCATTCGACGGACGATTTAACTTTTGTCATTGGCCCTGACAATTTTTTCAAATTTGCTAAATTTTATAAAGCTCAAGAGATTACCGAGCGTTGGACCGTCATGGCGTGCCCTGAAAAAATAAAAATTAGAAGTACAGATATTCGAAATGCGTTGATGGAAGGAAAAGACATCAGTGCCTTCACTACGTTAACAGTCAGTGAACTCTTGCTCAACCAAGGTTTATATAGAGAAACATTATCTGGTAACTGA
- the nadE gene encoding ammonia-dependent NAD(+) synthetase, producing MEQSIRDEMRVLPSIDPHFEIERRVAFIKRKLQEAGCKSLVLGISGGVDSTTCGRLAQLAVNELNEASGSKDYQFIAVRLPYGEQKDEDEAQLALSFIQPTHSVSVNIKQGVDGMHAASNFALEGTGLLPTDAAKVDFVKGNVKARARMVAQYEIAGYVGGLVIGTDHSAENITGFYTKFGDGACDLAPLFGLSKRQVREVAATLGAPELLVKKTPTADLEELAPQKADEDALNLTYDQIDDFLEGKPVSQQVSDRLVAIYSATQHKRQPIPTIYD from the coding sequence ATGGAACAATCCATCCGTGATGAAATGCGTGTACTCCCTTCTATTGATCCGCATTTCGAAATTGAACGCCGTGTTGCTTTCATAAAACGTAAACTACAAGAAGCTGGTTGTAAGTCTCTCGTGCTTGGCATCAGTGGCGGTGTTGACTCGACCACGTGCGGTCGCCTTGCCCAACTTGCAGTCAATGAACTCAATGAAGCCAGCGGCAGTAAAGACTACCAATTCATCGCGGTTCGTCTGCCTTACGGTGAGCAAAAAGATGAAGATGAAGCGCAACTTGCATTATCGTTTATTCAACCGACACATTCGGTATCAGTAAATATCAAGCAAGGTGTTGACGGTATGCACGCCGCTTCTAACTTTGCGCTTGAGGGGACTGGTCTGCTACCAACTGACGCAGCGAAAGTAGATTTTGTGAAAGGTAATGTAAAAGCGCGCGCTCGAATGGTCGCACAATACGAGATCGCGGGTTATGTGGGTGGCCTAGTCATCGGCACGGATCACTCGGCAGAAAACATAACTGGCTTCTACACGAAGTTTGGTGATGGTGCATGTGACCTTGCTCCCCTGTTTGGTTTGAGCAAGCGTCAAGTACGTGAAGTGGCAGCAACATTAGGCGCACCAGAACTACTGGTGAAAAAGACGCCAACGGCAGATTTGGAAGAGCTTGCACCGCAAAAAGCGGACGAAGATGCGTTGAATCTGACTTACGATCAAATCGATGACTTCCTGGAAGGCAAGCCAGTTTCACAGCAAGTGAGTGATCGTCTGGTTGCGATTTACAGCGCAACACAGCACAAACGTCAGCCTATCCCGACGATTTACGATTAA
- a CDS encoding hybrid-cluster NAD(P)-dependent oxidoreductase: MSQPTLSQINVFPVKSVGGVALSSAWVEKQGLSFDRRFMLAKADGSMITARKYPQMVTVKSAILADGVVFSALGMEPLKIRYQDFKMQETSATVWNDTFTAYTTTDEADDWFTSVLGQRVELLFCGEQSNRVREKFGHNVSFADGYPVLVISQASLDELNKRSSEQHSMDQFRTNLVVADTKPFEEDSWKRIRIGEVEFESLKPCERCILTTVNTQRGTFRESKEPLKTLQQFRANERGGVFFGQNLVARNEGIIRQGDKVEVLEYKEPEFYEDNSPMCLSLTCVEREEIAQDFVTFWLEPSKGQLPNYLPGQHLPIDIEVDGKKIGRRYTLSSSPSRLGRYAISVKRISGGRVSNALLDNLQVGDVLEAENPDGEFHLKPHHTQRLLLLSAGSGVTPMLSMVRYLADHKQLDDVVFYHQCRTEKDIPCRAELEQLKREHPGLEVKFCLTQPAIDWFGLKGRLSLSHIKQIKDAEQRQVFVCGPDGFMQKAKNLLLKKGLPEDSYHQEAFGVIPVKTKAEKSIEIEFNGSTFTGNNQRTLLDQLEDAGKEISNSCRAGLCGSCKVQLKSGKVDHPHVPALSDEERAMGTVLACCAVPESDVTVTD, translated from the coding sequence AAAGCAAGGCTTAAGCTTTGATCGCCGTTTTATGCTTGCCAAAGCAGATGGCTCGATGATCACCGCAAGGAAATACCCACAAATGGTCACCGTGAAATCAGCGATACTCGCCGATGGTGTGGTGTTTAGCGCCCTAGGTATGGAGCCGCTTAAAATCCGCTACCAAGATTTCAAAATGCAGGAAACGTCGGCAACAGTTTGGAATGACACGTTTACCGCCTACACCACAACCGATGAAGCCGATGACTGGTTTACCAGTGTATTGGGGCAGCGAGTCGAGTTGCTTTTTTGTGGTGAGCAATCGAACCGCGTGCGCGAAAAGTTTGGTCATAATGTGAGCTTTGCTGATGGGTATCCGGTTTTGGTCATTAGTCAGGCTTCGCTTGATGAACTGAACAAAAGAAGTTCCGAGCAGCACTCTATGGATCAGTTCCGTACCAATCTGGTCGTTGCAGATACAAAACCATTTGAAGAGGATTCTTGGAAGCGAATTCGCATCGGCGAGGTGGAATTCGAGTCACTCAAGCCTTGTGAGCGTTGCATTCTTACGACGGTCAATACGCAAAGAGGTACGTTCCGCGAGAGCAAAGAGCCGCTGAAGACGCTACAACAGTTCCGTGCCAATGAGCGAGGCGGGGTCTTTTTCGGGCAAAATCTTGTGGCGCGTAATGAAGGCATTATTCGTCAAGGCGATAAAGTTGAAGTGCTGGAATACAAAGAACCTGAGTTTTATGAGGACAACTCACCGATGTGTTTGTCGTTAACTTGCGTCGAACGTGAAGAAATAGCACAAGATTTTGTGACGTTTTGGCTCGAACCGAGTAAAGGTCAGTTACCTAATTACTTGCCGGGTCAGCATTTGCCGATTGACATTGAAGTCGATGGTAAAAAGATTGGCAGACGTTATACGCTCTCCTCTAGTCCTTCTCGCCTTGGACGCTATGCGATTTCAGTGAAAAGAATTTCTGGCGGACGCGTGTCTAACGCATTGTTGGATAATCTTCAGGTTGGCGACGTACTAGAAGCGGAAAACCCAGATGGCGAGTTTCATCTTAAACCGCATCATACTCAACGTCTGTTATTGCTTTCTGCGGGAAGCGGTGTTACGCCGATGTTGTCGATGGTGCGTTATTTAGCCGATCACAAGCAATTAGATGACGTGGTGTTCTACCATCAGTGTCGCACAGAAAAAGACATTCCTTGCCGAGCTGAACTGGAACAACTGAAGCGCGAGCATCCGGGACTAGAGGTAAAATTCTGCCTGACTCAGCCTGCGATCGATTGGTTTGGATTGAAAGGTCGCCTCAGCCTTTCGCACATCAAACAGATTAAAGATGCGGAGCAGCGTCAGGTGTTTGTTTGTGGCCCTGATGGCTTTATGCAAAAAGCGAAGAACCTATTGTTGAAAAAGGGGCTACCAGAAGACAGTTACCATCAGGAAGCATTTGGCGTGATTCCTGTGAAGACAAAAGCAGAGAAAAGCATTGAAATCGAATTCAACGGTTCTACATTCACGGGGAACAATCAGAGAACCCTTCTTGATCAGTTAGAAGACGCAGGCAAGGAGATCAGCAATAGTTGCCGCGCTGGATTGTGTGGTTCGTGTAAAGTGCAATTAAAGTCAGGAAAAGTAGACCACCCGCATGTTCCAGCGTTAAGCGATGAAGAACGAGCAATGGGGACGGTATTAGCGTGCTGCGCGGTTCCTGAAAGCGATGTTACGGTGACGGACTAG